From a single Pelobacter seleniigenes DSM 18267 genomic region:
- a CDS encoding aldehyde dehydrogenase family protein, which translates to MAKAPKVLTAEEKQKVDELFVRARAAQAQIENLDQETVDRAVQAVAWAAANEKTFTRLAQMGVDESGLGDRAGRPYKRAKIIGILRDCLREKSVGIIEEIPEKGIVKYGKPVGVVACLIPTTNPALTPPTNGLYSLKARNATIFAPHPRSKQTTFETIAVMRAALKKVGLPEDLFLCIDQPSIPSSQYLMSQADLSIATGGPAMVKAAYSSGKPAYGVGAGNATMCFDETTAQDIKTAALNVRLSKTADYGSGCSADGNLMIHDSVYAAMLEALQAEGGYLCSAEEKAKLTKVLWDDELHRTIDTIACSAQSIAEKAGFRIPEDRCMLLCEEDNIGPEYPWCKEKMAPIIGVFKYSGTYDKAIKRLQEIYKVGGRGHSCGIYSFNDEHIHMHALAMPVSRIMVRQPQSKANSGSLTNGMPMTSSMGCGVWGGNITNENVHLKHYMNVTWVSRPIPEDRPSDQELFGEFYNDQSLVFE; encoded by the coding sequence ATGGCCAAAGCACCTAAAGTTCTTACCGCAGAAGAAAAGCAAAAAGTTGATGAGCTGTTCGTCCGGGCCCGTGCAGCGCAGGCCCAGATTGAAAACCTTGATCAGGAAACCGTTGACCGTGCCGTTCAGGCTGTTGCCTGGGCCGCCGCCAACGAAAAGACCTTTACCCGTCTGGCCCAAATGGGGGTCGATGAAAGCGGTCTCGGTGACCGTGCCGGGCGCCCCTACAAACGGGCCAAAATCATCGGCATCCTGCGCGACTGCCTGCGGGAGAAGAGTGTCGGCATTATCGAAGAAATTCCGGAAAAAGGGATCGTTAAGTATGGCAAGCCGGTTGGCGTGGTCGCTTGCCTGATTCCGACCACCAACCCGGCGCTGACCCCGCCGACCAACGGGCTCTATTCACTGAAAGCCCGCAATGCCACGATCTTTGCGCCGCACCCACGCAGCAAGCAAACCACCTTCGAGACCATCGCCGTGATGCGCGCCGCCCTGAAAAAGGTTGGCCTGCCGGAAGACCTGTTCCTGTGTATCGACCAGCCGAGCATTCCATCTTCGCAGTACCTGATGAGCCAGGCCGACCTGTCCATCGCCACTGGCGGTCCGGCCATGGTCAAGGCCGCCTACAGCTCCGGCAAACCTGCCTACGGGGTTGGCGCCGGTAACGCCACCATGTGTTTCGATGAAACCACGGCGCAGGACATCAAGACCGCGGCCCTGAATGTACGGCTGAGTAAAACCGCCGACTACGGCTCGGGCTGCTCTGCCGACGGTAACCTGATGATTCACGACAGTGTCTACGCCGCTATGCTTGAAGCCCTGCAGGCTGAAGGTGGTTATCTGTGCAGCGCTGAAGAGAAAGCCAAACTGACCAAAGTGTTGTGGGATGATGAATTGCACCGGACCATCGACACCATTGCCTGCTCCGCCCAGTCGATTGCCGAGAAAGCCGGCTTCAGGATTCCGGAAGACCGTTGCATGCTGCTTTGCGAAGAGGACAACATCGGTCCTGAATATCCCTGGTGCAAAGAGAAGATGGCGCCGATCATCGGTGTTTTCAAATATAGCGGAACCTATGACAAGGCGATTAAGCGTCTTCAGGAAATCTACAAAGTCGGTGGGCGCGGCCACTCTTGTGGAATCTACAGCTTTAACGACGAGCACATTCACATGCATGCTCTGGCCATGCCGGTCAGCCGGATCATGGTGCGCCAGCCGCAATCCAAGGCCAACTCCGGGTCCTTGACCAACGGTATGCCGATGACTTCTTCCATGGGGTGTGGTGTTTGGGGCGGCAACATCACCAACGAGAACGTGCACTTGAAACACTATATGAACGTGACCTGGGTCAGCCGGCCGATTCCCGAGGATCGCCCTTCGGATCAGGAACTGTTCGGCGAATTTTATAATGATCAATCCCTGGTCTTCGAATAG
- the aroB gene encoding 3-dehydroquinate synthase, translating to MAKPNIILTGFMGTGKTTVGRLMARQLGYEFVDTDHYIEKQIGCSIAEYFRVEGEAAFRRKESELAQQLADRDGLVISTGGRMMLDPANAAALSKTGRVFCLVATPEEILQRVANDSNVRPLLQGANPLEHIVELMQQREKGYKRFSQFTTSEKHPAEIAEELSEFVQGKHDLRLEISAPTLDYEFIVGSGILPFVSSLAKINGPAAIITDQSVAPLYAGSCGMIDTVITVPPGRQHKTLATAQNIYEQLLDADFDRSGTIIALGGTVISELGGFIAATFMRGVDCVQCPTSLLAMVDTSIGGKTGVDLPQGKNLIGAFKQPKTVIADVATLQSLSPRAFNSGMAEVIKHSLIADEELLEKIESGNWKPADGGLQDASELQALVAQAIQVKINIIQEDPYDRGRRALLNFGHTFANAIERLSSHQISHGEAVAIGMVIAAELSSTLGYCSPNIKERIEKVLASAQLPTRIPRQLEAEQILMAMRSDKKKKAGILRYILIREIGDLFRTEEVADSAVIAAMQKVKG from the coding sequence ATGGCAAAACCCAATATTATCCTGACCGGGTTTATGGGAACCGGCAAAACCACCGTCGGTCGACTTATGGCCCGACAGCTGGGTTATGAATTTGTCGATACCGACCATTATATCGAAAAACAGATCGGCTGTTCGATTGCAGAATATTTTCGCGTTGAAGGCGAAGCGGCTTTTCGCCGCAAAGAGTCCGAACTCGCCCAGCAGCTGGCAGATCGGGATGGCCTGGTCATCTCTACCGGCGGACGGATGATGCTCGATCCGGCCAATGCCGCTGCTTTGAGTAAAACCGGACGAGTGTTCTGCCTGGTCGCCACCCCTGAGGAGATTCTCCAGCGGGTTGCCAATGATTCCAATGTCCGGCCGCTGCTGCAAGGAGCAAACCCGCTTGAGCATATTGTCGAACTGATGCAACAGCGCGAGAAAGGCTACAAACGCTTTTCGCAATTCACGACTTCGGAAAAGCATCCTGCTGAAATTGCAGAGGAACTATCGGAATTTGTGCAGGGGAAGCACGATCTGCGCCTGGAAATTTCAGCGCCGACCCTGGACTACGAATTTATCGTCGGCAGCGGTATCCTGCCCTTTGTTTCCAGCCTGGCTAAAATCAACGGTCCGGCGGCAATTATTACCGACCAGTCGGTAGCGCCCCTCTACGCCGGCAGCTGCGGCATGATCGACACGGTCATCACCGTCCCTCCCGGTCGCCAACACAAAACCCTGGCCACGGCACAAAACATTTACGAGCAATTGCTCGATGCGGATTTTGATCGCAGCGGTACGATTATCGCGCTGGGCGGGACAGTGATCAGTGAGCTCGGCGGCTTTATCGCTGCGACCTTTATGCGTGGGGTTGATTGCGTGCAGTGCCCGACCAGCCTGCTGGCCATGGTCGATACCAGCATCGGCGGCAAAACAGGGGTCGACCTGCCGCAGGGGAAAAACCTGATCGGGGCCTTCAAACAGCCGAAAACCGTCATTGCCGATGTTGCAACACTACAGAGCCTTTCTCCGCGCGCTTTTAACTCAGGAATGGCGGAAGTGATCAAGCACAGCCTGATTGCCGACGAGGAACTGTTGGAAAAGATTGAATCCGGCAACTGGAAACCTGCTGACGGCGGACTGCAGGACGCTTCGGAACTACAAGCGCTGGTTGCGCAGGCGATCCAGGTCAAAATCAATATCATCCAGGAAGACCCCTATGACCGGGGACGCAGAGCCCTGCTGAACTTCGGCCACACCTTTGCAAACGCAATCGAACGGCTCAGCAGCCACCAAATCAGCCACGGCGAAGCCGTAGCCATCGGCATGGTGATCGCTGCTGAACTTTCTTCCACTTTGGGCTACTGCTCACCGAACATCAAAGAGCGGATTGAAAAGGTGCTGGCGTCTGCGCAGCTACCGACCCGGATCCCACGCCAGCTCGAAGCGGAACAGATCCTGATGGCCATGCGCAGCGATAAGAAAAAGAAGGCGGGAATCCTCCGTTACATCCTGATCAGAGAAATCGGCGACCTGTTCCGCACCGAAGAAGTCGCAGATTCGGCTGTCATCGCCGCCATGCAAAAGGTTAAGGGATAG
- a CDS encoding type II 3-dehydroquinate dehydratase produces the protein MAKLLLMHGINHAMFGKRDPKYYGTVTLQEIEDQATAWARELGHDLECFQTDIEGEMALKIHDAYSGDVEAIVINAGAWTHYSYGILDALGIFKDKGPIIETHMSNVHAREPFRHISVFSSVVAGQICGFGVTTYKLGIIAAADLLAKR, from the coding sequence ATGGCGAAACTCCTGTTAATGCATGGGATCAACCACGCAATGTTCGGCAAGCGTGATCCAAAGTATTATGGAACCGTGACCCTGCAAGAAATTGAGGATCAGGCAACCGCATGGGCCAGGGAACTTGGTCACGACCTGGAGTGTTTCCAGACCGACATCGAGGGGGAAATGGCATTAAAAATTCACGATGCCTACTCCGGTGACGTTGAGGCCATTGTGATCAATGCTGGGGCCTGGACCCATTACAGCTATGGCATCCTGGATGCTCTGGGCATCTTTAAGGATAAAGGTCCCATTATCGAAACCCACATGTCCAATGTGCATGCCCGTGAACCGTTTCGCCATATTTCCGTCTTTTCCAGCGTTGTTGCTGGACAGATCTGCGGCTTCGGCGTCACCACCTACAAACTCGGGATCATCGCTGCTGCCGACCTTCTCGCCAAGCGCTAG
- a CDS encoding zinc-dependent alcohol dehydrogenase produces MKAAVIKKAGHIQIENVAAPVPGVGEIRVAVRLGGICGSDNSMFHGKLPAPFPLIPGHEAIGTVESMGEQVSGFKVGQRVTVHPNYFCGECDLCKQGLTNICRSKIRLGVDINGVFADFVVVPAKALYPVPDDLADEVAVLAEPLAVSLHGVKQGNIASTDNVLIFGAGVVGQLALQLALQHTANVTNCDLVASRLELARKMGAKKVISDPEELASCQGSFDVVFETSGAPSGLEQCINLAAPGGRIVLLGLPGQSYPVPTVSIVRKELTIKGSMIYTTEIPESLELLAKGVINTRALVSNVIKLEDLQATLEGFSAPERMKTLVKIS; encoded by the coding sequence ATGAAAGCAGCTGTTATCAAAAAGGCAGGTCATATTCAGATAGAAAATGTCGCAGCACCGGTTCCGGGGGTTGGAGAGATCCGTGTTGCAGTCCGACTTGGCGGAATTTGCGGGTCGGATAATTCCATGTTTCATGGCAAGTTGCCTGCTCCCTTTCCTTTGATTCCCGGACATGAAGCCATTGGGACAGTGGAGTCCATGGGGGAGCAGGTCAGCGGCTTCAAAGTCGGTCAGCGTGTTACTGTGCACCCGAACTATTTTTGTGGGGAATGTGACCTGTGTAAACAGGGATTGACCAATATCTGCCGTTCAAAAATCAGGTTGGGCGTTGATATTAACGGGGTTTTCGCTGATTTTGTGGTGGTGCCGGCCAAGGCTCTCTATCCTGTCCCGGACGATCTTGCTGATGAGGTCGCGGTGTTGGCAGAGCCGCTGGCGGTTAGCCTGCATGGGGTCAAGCAGGGCAATATTGCCAGTACGGACAACGTTTTGATTTTCGGTGCCGGGGTGGTGGGGCAGCTGGCATTGCAGTTGGCTTTGCAGCACACTGCAAACGTTACCAACTGTGACCTGGTTGCTTCCCGCTTGGAGCTTGCTCGAAAGATGGGAGCCAAAAAGGTCATCAGTGATCCTGAAGAGCTTGCGTCCTGCCAGGGCTCTTTCGATGTGGTTTTTGAAACCAGCGGCGCCCCTTCCGGCCTCGAGCAGTGTATCAATCTGGCTGCACCAGGGGGAAGAATTGTTTTGCTGGGGCTGCCTGGCCAGAGTTACCCGGTCCCGACCGTGTCCATTGTCCGCAAGGAATTGACCATTAAAGGCTCCATGATATACACCACCGAAATTCCCGAAAGTCTTGAGTTGCTCGCCAAGGGTGTCATCAATACTCGGGCGTTGGTTTCCAATGTGATTAAGTTGGAGGACTTGCAGGCAACCCTAGAGGGGTTCTCCGCTCCGGAACGGATGAAAACCCTGGTGAAAATTTCCTAG
- a CDS encoding TRAP transporter small permease subunit has product MSRIVEGYFSLLKVIIVFCMAAMLVMVFGNVFLRYAFNTGITVSEEISRWFFVWMVFLGALVTLREHGHLGVDTIVKRLPVLGRKICFMLTQLIMLYASWLILSGSWEQTILNIGVKAAASGAPKTLFYGVGIVFGGTAIPIILYDIFALLSGRLRDDQLIGVVESDESIDSEKLDAELANS; this is encoded by the coding sequence ATCAGTCGAATTGTCGAAGGTTATTTCAGCCTCCTGAAAGTCATCATCGTTTTCTGCATGGCGGCCATGCTGGTGATGGTATTCGGAAATGTCTTTCTCCGGTATGCGTTTAACACCGGCATCACGGTATCAGAAGAAATCTCCCGCTGGTTTTTCGTCTGGATGGTTTTTCTTGGCGCTCTGGTCACTCTTCGCGAACATGGCCACCTCGGTGTCGATACAATTGTCAAACGACTCCCGGTTCTCGGCCGCAAAATTTGTTTTATGCTCACCCAGCTGATCATGCTCTATGCCAGTTGGCTGATCCTCTCGGGCAGTTGGGAGCAGACCATCCTCAACATCGGCGTCAAAGCGGCTGCCTCTGGAGCACCCAAAACCCTTTTCTATGGGGTTGGCATTGTCTTCGGCGGCACAGCCATCCCCATCATTCTGTACGATATCTTCGCGCTTCTTTCCGGCCGTTTGAGGGATGACCAACTGATCGGCGTCGTTGAATCGGATGAGTCCATTGATAGCGAAAAACTCGATGCAGAACTGGCCAATAGTTAG
- a CDS encoding TRAP transporter large permease subunit — MVIGIFLGTLFSTLAIGTPIAFALLACGIVLMIHLDFFDAQIVAQNLIHGADSFPLLAVPFFLLAGEVMNVGGLSKRIVNVAITLVGHVRGGLGFVAILASVLLAALSGSAVADAAALASLLVPMMVRAGHSKERSCGLIASGGIIAPVIPPSIGFIVFGVASELSISKLFMAGIVPGILMALFLCIAWWLTCRKDNVEPAPRKSGKEILHAVLDSFWALLLPFIIIFGLKFGIFTPTEAAVVVAVYALFVALFIYKELKFNQLYDVFVTAAKTTSVVIFLVGAALVSSWMITVGDVPGQVVKMLGPFLEHKFLLLSVIMLLIVAVGTCMDMTPSILILTPVLMPIIVKAGINPIYFGVLFIINTSIGLITPPVGTVLNVVAGVGKVSMDDLVKGIWPFILAELLALLLIIIFPGLVTVPAEWFGGM, encoded by the coding sequence GTGGTTATCGGTATATTTTTAGGAACCCTCTTCTCAACACTGGCCATCGGCACCCCGATCGCATTTGCCCTGCTTGCCTGTGGAATCGTGTTAATGATCCATCTGGACTTTTTCGATGCCCAGATTGTTGCCCAGAATCTGATTCATGGCGCAGACAGCTTCCCATTGTTGGCCGTGCCTTTTTTCCTGCTCGCCGGCGAAGTCATGAATGTCGGTGGGCTGTCCAAACGGATCGTTAATGTTGCCATCACCCTGGTCGGCCATGTCCGCGGCGGACTCGGCTTCGTCGCCATCCTTGCTTCGGTCCTGCTGGCAGCCCTGTCCGGTTCCGCAGTCGCCGACGCAGCAGCCCTGGCCTCACTGCTGGTCCCCATGATGGTCCGCGCCGGCCACAGCAAGGAGCGTTCCTGCGGCCTGATCGCCTCAGGCGGCATCATCGCGCCGGTTATCCCGCCAAGTATCGGGTTTATCGTGTTCGGTGTTGCCAGCGAGTTGTCCATTTCAAAATTATTTATGGCCGGAATCGTTCCCGGTATTCTAATGGCGCTGTTCCTTTGCATTGCCTGGTGGCTGACCTGTCGCAAAGACAATGTGGAGCCGGCACCGCGTAAATCCGGTAAGGAAATCCTCCACGCCGTGCTGGATAGTTTTTGGGCGCTGCTGCTGCCGTTCATCATTATCTTCGGTCTTAAATTCGGAATTTTCACCCCGACCGAAGCAGCGGTTGTCGTCGCAGTCTATGCCCTTTTTGTCGCCCTCTTTATTTATAAGGAGCTGAAATTCAATCAGCTTTACGATGTCTTTGTCACCGCCGCCAAAACCACCTCAGTGGTTATTTTCCTGGTTGGTGCAGCATTGGTATCTTCCTGGATGATCACTGTTGGTGATGTTCCCGGGCAGGTCGTAAAAATGCTCGGTCCATTCCTCGAGCATAAATTCCTGCTGTTGTCCGTCATCATGCTGCTTATCGTTGCCGTCGGCACCTGCATGGATATGACCCCGTCCATCCTGATTTTGACTCCGGTGCTGATGCCGATTATCGTCAAAGCGGGCATCAACCCGATTTATTTTGGGGTTCTGTTTATCATCAACACCTCCATCGGTCTGATCACCCCGCCGGTTGGCACTGTCCTCAATGTCGTTGCTGGGGTTGGAAAAGTTAGCATGGACGATCTCGTCAAGGGGATTTGGCCCTTTATCCTCGCAGAGCTCCTCGCCCTGCTTTTAATCATTATTTTCCCGGGTCTCGTTACCGTTCCTGCGGAGTGGTTCGGCGGCATGTAA
- a CDS encoding IclR family transcriptional regulator: MAKVAEKKAAAVPLVDAVLKALEILDCFNTHETELSLNQLCEKTGLYKSRVHRLCGTLITSGYLVRTSRTNYRLGPKLMVLGKVYEKSNSLRSIAAPFMKKLTQDTGESTALFVVDGMKSICMAREMGSSRLVYSINEGDYMELTPTAAGRVLLAYADTNFVQRVLSKNKQTRFTENTKVDTEEILAELERIRREGYGINNQEREEGIAAIAAPVFDFENNVPAALAVVGPAHRFKEKHIQDLLDKLLIAAREMSRLMGES, translated from the coding sequence ATGGCAAAAGTAGCGGAAAAAAAAGCGGCGGCTGTACCTTTGGTTGATGCAGTACTGAAGGCCTTGGAAATTCTGGATTGCTTCAATACCCATGAAACTGAACTGTCGCTAAATCAACTCTGTGAAAAAACAGGTCTTTATAAAAGCCGTGTGCACAGGCTCTGCGGGACGTTGATTACTTCCGGTTACTTGGTGCGTACCTCAAGGACTAATTATCGTTTAGGCCCTAAATTAATGGTGCTGGGTAAGGTTTACGAAAAAAGTAACTCTCTGCGTTCCATTGCCGCGCCTTTTATGAAGAAGCTCACCCAAGATACCGGTGAGTCGACGGCGCTGTTTGTTGTCGACGGCATGAAAAGTATCTGTATGGCTCGGGAAATGGGTTCGTCGCGGCTGGTTTATTCCATCAATGAGGGGGACTATATGGAATTGACCCCCACGGCTGCGGGCAGGGTGTTGCTGGCTTACGCCGATACTAATTTCGTCCAGCGGGTGCTGAGTAAAAATAAGCAGACCCGCTTTACCGAAAACACCAAAGTGGATACCGAGGAAATTCTGGCCGAGCTTGAGCGGATCAGGCGGGAAGGTTACGGGATCAATAATCAGGAACGGGAAGAGGGAATCGCTGCCATAGCTGCCCCGGTTTTTGATTTTGAAAATAATGTGCCTGCCGCTTTGGCGGTTGTGGGTCCGGCTCACCGTTTTAAGGAAAAGCACATCCAGGACCTACTTGATAAATTGCTGATTGCCGCCCGCGAGATGTCCCGTTTGATGGGGGAATCCTGA
- a CDS encoding TRAP transporter substrate-binding protein — protein MKNNLLVKLLVFAVIVAWTVTSGTAWAADINKHKFKFAFQNTKEHPQGQGAVKFAELVKEKSNGKMTVQLFPSGMLGGDLQTVSALQGGTIDFTVLNAGLLVGLVPAFGIFDFPFMFNNEAEADAIVDGDFGKMMFAKLPEKGLVGLGYWELGFRNMTNNVRPITKLEDFSGIKLRVLQSPVFIDTFNELGCNTVPLPWPEVYTALEQHVVDGQENPVTNVQFASLFEVQKYFSFTKHIYSPQSSLVSKKTWDKLTADEQQIIVDAEKEAKLYQRQVNRAQMAKSLAFIKTKMEVNEIAPAEMAKIREAAKPVYEKNTPKVGQDVVDAFNAAIAKVRN, from the coding sequence ATGAAAAACAATTTACTGGTCAAACTCTTGGTTTTTGCAGTCATTGTCGCCTGGACCGTCACTTCCGGAACAGCATGGGCAGCCGATATCAACAAACACAAATTTAAATTTGCCTTTCAGAACACCAAAGAGCACCCGCAGGGACAAGGCGCTGTCAAATTTGCCGAGTTGGTCAAAGAGAAGAGTAACGGCAAAATGACCGTGCAGTTATTTCCAAGCGGAATGTTGGGAGGCGATCTGCAAACCGTATCTGCCCTGCAGGGAGGCACAATTGATTTCACGGTTCTGAATGCAGGTCTTCTGGTCGGCCTTGTTCCGGCTTTCGGTATCTTTGACTTCCCCTTCATGTTCAACAACGAAGCAGAAGCGGACGCCATTGTCGATGGCGATTTCGGCAAAATGATGTTCGCCAAACTGCCAGAAAAAGGTCTGGTCGGTCTCGGCTATTGGGAGCTTGGCTTCAGGAACATGACCAACAATGTCCGCCCGATCACCAAACTTGAAGATTTCTCCGGGATCAAGCTGCGCGTTCTTCAATCTCCGGTCTTTATCGATACGTTCAACGAGTTGGGCTGCAACACGGTTCCGCTGCCCTGGCCGGAGGTTTACACAGCGCTTGAACAGCACGTTGTCGATGGCCAGGAAAACCCAGTGACGAATGTCCAGTTTGCAAGTCTCTTTGAAGTACAAAAATACTTTTCTTTCACGAAGCACATTTACTCTCCACAATCATCTCTGGTCAGTAAGAAAACCTGGGACAAATTGACAGCTGACGAACAGCAAATTATCGTTGATGCGGAGAAGGAAGCAAAGCTCTACCAGCGGCAGGTCAACCGTGCGCAAATGGCCAAATCTCTTGCATTCATTAAAACCAAAATGGAAGTCAATGAAATCGCACCTGCCGAAATGGCAAAAATTCGCGAGGCCGCAAAACCGGTTTACGAAAAGAATACGCCGAAAGTCGGCCAAGACGTTGTTGATGCATTCAACGCGGCAATTGCTAAAGTCAGAAACTGA
- a CDS encoding hydroxymethylglutaryl-CoA lyase produces the protein MNDQMTGIEILLEDETLRDGLQVESRIFSLEEKLAIYDLLAQAGIKRIQVGSFVHPKRVPQMADTDQFIREIIRRNPDGPLLSALILNGKGLERALDSGVKHVSMSVSVSNTHSQKNAGKSAPEALEAMTELIQQAAQAGLTVRAGLQCAFGCAYEGAIAEKDVLAAAEKLAHSGAAELNLADSTGMASPMSIQSLVCQVRDLVPDMSLSLHLHDTRGMGMANMYAGYRAGVKTFDVCTGGLGGCPFIRGAAGNVPTEDAVNMFSSVGASTGIDMVKLCAIVGILEKSLDKKLPGRMATVIRSSC, from the coding sequence ATGAATGACCAGATGACGGGAATCGAGATACTGTTGGAAGATGAAACGTTGAGGGACGGCCTGCAAGTTGAAAGTCGGATTTTTTCATTAGAGGAAAAGCTGGCTATCTATGATCTGCTTGCACAGGCTGGGATAAAACGCATTCAGGTGGGCTCTTTTGTCCATCCCAAGCGCGTTCCGCAGATGGCTGACACGGACCAATTTATCCGTGAGATTATTCGTCGGAATCCCGACGGCCCGCTCCTGTCGGCACTTATTCTGAATGGTAAAGGGCTGGAGCGTGCTCTCGACTCTGGCGTTAAACATGTCAGCATGTCGGTGTCGGTGAGCAACACCCACAGCCAGAAGAATGCCGGGAAGTCTGCTCCTGAAGCTCTGGAGGCCATGACCGAACTGATTCAGCAGGCCGCGCAGGCAGGGTTGACGGTTCGGGCTGGCCTGCAGTGCGCCTTTGGTTGTGCTTATGAAGGTGCCATTGCAGAAAAAGATGTTTTGGCTGCTGCTGAAAAACTTGCTCATTCCGGCGCTGCCGAACTCAACCTGGCGGATTCTACCGGTATGGCCAGTCCGATGAGTATCCAGAGTTTGGTCTGCCAAGTTCGCGATCTAGTGCCGGATATGAGTTTGTCCCTTCATCTTCATGATACTCGGGGCATGGGCATGGCCAATATGTATGCCGGCTACCGTGCTGGTGTGAAAACGTTTGATGTTTGTACCGGCGGGCTGGGAGGTTGCCCTTTTATTCGTGGTGCGGCCGGTAATGTCCCCACCGAGGATGCCGTTAATATGTTTTCTTCGGTCGGTGCAAGTACTGGTATCGATATGGTAAAACTTTGTGCTATTGTTGGCATTTTAGAGAAAAGCTTGGATAAAAAACTACCGGGGAGAATGGCGACGGTCATTCGCTCAAGTTGTTAA